GCTTCTCGGTGCACTCGCCGATCGTGTCGCACTACATCTACACCTACGGCAACGAAGAACAGCGTCAGCGCTGGCTGCCCGGCATCATCAGCGGCGAGTTGGTGCTGGCCATCGCCATGACCGAGCCCGGCACCGGATCTGACTTGCAATCGGTGCGCACCACCGCGATTCGCGAGGGTGATCACTACGTCATCAACGGCTCGAAGACGTTCATTTCCAACGGCACCCACTGCGATCTGCTGGTGATCATCGCCAAGACCGATCCGTCGCAAGGCGCGGCCGGAGTCTCGCTCATCGTCGCCGAAACCAAGGATCTGCCCGGCTTCGAACGGGGCCGGGTGCTGGCGAAAATGGGGCAGCACGCCCAGGACACCCGTGAGCTGTTCTTCTCCGATATGCGGGTGCCGGTCGCGAATCTCCTTGGCGCGCAAGAGGGCCTGGGCTTCTACCAGCTGATGGAGCAGCTCGCCCGGGAGCGGTTGATCATCGCCAGTCTGTGCTCGGCGCTGGCCGAGGCGGCGGTGCTAGAGGCGTTGCGCTACTCTAAGGAGCGCGAGGCCTTCGGGCGGCCCATCGGCAAGTTCCAGCACAACGCGTTCACCCTCGCCGAGTGCAAGACCGAGGCGCTGGCCATCAAAACCCTTGTCGACCACGCGATTCAGCAGTACATCGACGGGAAGAACGATCCGGCCACCGCGTCGATGGCCAAGCTGTTCGCGGCCGAGACCTGCGACAAGGTGGTGGATCGCTGCCTGCAGCTGTTCGGCGGCTACGGCTACATGATGGAGTACCCGATCGCCGCCATGTACACCGGTTCCCGGGTGAACCGTATCTACGGCGGCACCAGCGAAATCATGAAGGAAATCATCTCGCGGTCGCTGTGACGCGCCCCGGCTCCGCATCAGACATCGAAGGGATCTCGGCATGACCACCGAGGCATACGTTTTCGAGGCCATCCGTACCCCGCGCGGCAAGGGCAAGCGCACCGGCTCGCTGCACGAGGTCAAGCCGATCTCCCTGGTGGTGGGCCTGATCGAGGAGCTGCGCGTGCGGTTTCCCGACCTCGACGAGAACCGGATCTCCGACGTGGTGCTCGGCTGCGTCACGCCGATCGGTGATCAGGGCATGGATATCGCCCGCACGGCGGTGAATCTGGCCGGGCTGCCCGACACGGTCGGCGGCGTGCAGATCAACCGGTTCTGCGGTTCGGGACTCTCGGCGGTCGGGATGGCCGCCGCCAGTGTGCGTTCCGGTTTCGAGGAGCTGGTCATCACGGGTGGCGTGGAGTCCATGTCCCGGGTCGAAATGGGCAGCGACCGTGGGGCGATGGCCTACGACGCGGCCACCGCCTACGACAACTACTTCGTCCCGCAGGGTGTGGCGTGCGATCTGCTCGCCACCATCGAGGGGTACTCGCGCGGAGAAGTGGACGAGTTCGCGGTGCGCTCGCAGCAGCGCGCGGCGGCGGCGTGGGACGGCGGGTACTTCGCCAAATCGGTGGTGCCGGTGCGCGATCAGAACGGCGTCACGATTCTCGATCGGGATGAGCATGTGCGCAGCGACACCACCGTCGCCGACCTGGGCAAGCTGGTGCCCGCGTTCGCGGGCATCGGCGAGTTCGGTGGCTTCGATGCCGTTGCCGCGCAGAAGTATCCGTTCGTGGAGCAGGTGAACCATGTGCACACCGGCGGCAACAGCTCCGGCATCGTGGACGGCGCCGCGCTCGTTCTCGTCGGTAGCAAGGCCGCGGGTGAGGCGAGCGGCCTGGTGCCACGGGCGCGGATCGTCTCCTACGTCACCAGCGGCGCAGACCCGGTGCTCATGTTCGAAGGCCCGATTCCGGCGGTGGACAAGGCCCTTGCGCTCGCGGGGTTGACCGTCGACCAGATCGATGTGTTCGAGATGAACGAGGCATTCGCCGCGGTCGCCCTGAAGGTGCAGCGGCACTTCGGGATTCCCGACGACAAGTACAACGTCAACGGCGGCGCCATCGCCATGGGCCACCCGCTCGGCGCGACCGGCGCCATCCTGGTCGGCACCGTGCTCGACGAGCTCGAGCGCAGTAACGGCCGCTACGGCTTGATCACACTCTGCGTCGCCGGCGGCATGGGTGTCGCCGCCATCATCGAGAGGGTCTGAACCCATGTCCGAGAACACGATTCGCTGGGACCGGGATGCGGACGGCATCGTCACGCTGACCCTGGACGCACCGGACCACCAGGCCAACACCATCACCGATGCTTTCCGGTCGTCGCTCACCGCGGCGCTGGACCGGATCGACGCGGAATCCGACGACATCAGCGGTGTCGTCCTCACCTCGGCCAAGAAGACCTTCTTCGCGGGCATGGACCTGAATGTCCTGCTGGAACAGCTCGTTCCGGCCGAGCCCGCCGAGATACTGGCGATCACTACCGAATTCAAGAGCCAGCTGCGCCGCTTGGAGACGATCGGCAAGCCGGTGGTGGCGGCGATCAACGGGGCGGCCCTCGGCGGCGGCCTCGAACTGGCGCTGGCCACCCATCATCGGATCGCGGCGGAGGTGCGTGGCAACCAGATCGGCTTGCCCGAGGTGCTGCTCGGTGTGTTGCCCGGCGCGGGCGGTATCGGTCGCGCGGTGCGGTTGCTCGGTATCCAGAACGCGCTCATGCAGGTGCTGCTCACCGGCGCGCGGATGACTCCGGCCAAAGCGCTGAAGGTCGGATTGGTCGACGAAATCGTCGGCAGCGTCGAGGAATTGGTGCCTGCCGCCAAGGCATGGATCCAGGCCAACCCGGACAAGAACGCCCAGCCCTGGGATGTGCAGGGCTACAAGCTTCCCGGCGGCTCCCCGGCCACGCCGGCGTTCGCCGCCAATCTGCCCGCGTTCCCGGCGAACCTGCGCAAACAGCTCAAGGGCAACAATCAGATGCCCGCCCCGCGCGCCATCATGGCCGCCGCGCTGGAGGGCGCACAGGTCGACTTCGACACCGCCCAGAAGATCGAATCGCGCTACTTCGTTTCCCTGGTGAAAAGCCAGGTGGCCCGGAATATGATCCAGGCGTTCTTCTTCGACCTGCAACAGGTCGAGCGCGGCGCGGCCCGGCCCGCCGGCATCGAGCAGCAGCCGATCAAGAAGGTCGGCGTTCTCGGTGCGGGCATGATGGGCGCGGGCATCGCCTACGTCACCGCCAAAGCCGGCATCGAGGTAGTGCTGAAAGACATTTCGCTCGAAGCGGCCGAGAAGGGCAAGACCTATTCGGCCAACCTCGAAGCCAAAGCACTGGCCAAAGGCCGTACCACCGAAGCGAAGTCGAAGTCCCTGCTGGACCGCATCACCCCGACCGCCGACGCCGCCGATTTCGCCGGCGTGGACTTCGTCGTCGAGGCGGTCTTCGAGAACCCTGAGCTGAAGCACAAGGTGTTCCAGGAGATCGAGGGCATCGTCGAGCCCGGCGCGGTCCTCGGCTCCAACACCTCGTCGCTGCCCATCACCGGCCTGGCCGAGGGGGTGCAGCGTCCCGCCGACTTCATCGGCATCCACTTCTTCTCACCGGTCGAATCCATGCAGCCGATCGAGATCATCAGGGGCGAAAAGACTTCCGACGCCGCCCTGGCCCGCGCGATCGACTACACCCTGGCGATCAAGAAGTACCCGATCGTCGTCAACGACGGCCGCGGCTTCTTCACCACCCGCGTGTTCTCCATGTGGCTGCTCGAGGCCATGACCATGCTCGCCGAGGGCATCGACCCCGCCATCATCGAACAGGCCGGTTTCCAAGCCGGCTACCCGGCCGCCCCCTTACAGGTCGCCGACGAACTGTCCTTCGGCACCATCCGCAAGATCATGGACGAATCCATCGCCGCAGCCGAAACCGAAGGTCGCACCCTCGCCGAATCCATCCCCACCGCCCGCGAGGTCATCGTGACCCTCATGGACCGCTTCGACCGCAACGGAAAGCTCGCCGGCGCAGGCTTCTACGACTACACCG
This genomic stretch from Nocardia brasiliensis ATCC 700358 harbors:
- a CDS encoding acyl-CoA dehydrogenase family protein; translated protein: MSALFPDYRPTWETDQHRELRKHAAEFFRKEIVPNRERWTEQHMVDREFWNQAGAAGLLGLDLPEEFGGAGGDFGLQAVVQEELVYAHDNGFGFSVHSPIVSHYIYTYGNEEQRQRWLPGIISGELVLAIAMTEPGTGSDLQSVRTTAIREGDHYVINGSKTFISNGTHCDLLVIIAKTDPSQGAAGVSLIVAETKDLPGFERGRVLAKMGQHAQDTRELFFSDMRVPVANLLGAQEGLGFYQLMEQLARERLIIASLCSALAEAAVLEALRYSKEREAFGRPIGKFQHNAFTLAECKTEALAIKTLVDHAIQQYIDGKNDPATASMAKLFAAETCDKVVDRCLQLFGGYGYMMEYPIAAMYTGSRVNRIYGGTSEIMKEIISRSL
- a CDS encoding acetyl-CoA C-acetyltransferase yields the protein MTTEAYVFEAIRTPRGKGKRTGSLHEVKPISLVVGLIEELRVRFPDLDENRISDVVLGCVTPIGDQGMDIARTAVNLAGLPDTVGGVQINRFCGSGLSAVGMAAASVRSGFEELVITGGVESMSRVEMGSDRGAMAYDAATAYDNYFVPQGVACDLLATIEGYSRGEVDEFAVRSQQRAAAAWDGGYFAKSVVPVRDQNGVTILDRDEHVRSDTTVADLGKLVPAFAGIGEFGGFDAVAAQKYPFVEQVNHVHTGGNSSGIVDGAALVLVGSKAAGEASGLVPRARIVSYVTSGADPVLMFEGPIPAVDKALALAGLTVDQIDVFEMNEAFAAVALKVQRHFGIPDDKYNVNGGAIAMGHPLGATGAILVGTVLDELERSNGRYGLITLCVAGGMGVAAIIERV
- a CDS encoding 3-hydroxyacyl-CoA dehydrogenase NAD-binding domain-containing protein, which translates into the protein MSENTIRWDRDADGIVTLTLDAPDHQANTITDAFRSSLTAALDRIDAESDDISGVVLTSAKKTFFAGMDLNVLLEQLVPAEPAEILAITTEFKSQLRRLETIGKPVVAAINGAALGGGLELALATHHRIAAEVRGNQIGLPEVLLGVLPGAGGIGRAVRLLGIQNALMQVLLTGARMTPAKALKVGLVDEIVGSVEELVPAAKAWIQANPDKNAQPWDVQGYKLPGGSPATPAFAANLPAFPANLRKQLKGNNQMPAPRAIMAAALEGAQVDFDTAQKIESRYFVSLVKSQVARNMIQAFFFDLQQVERGAARPAGIEQQPIKKVGVLGAGMMGAGIAYVTAKAGIEVVLKDISLEAAEKGKTYSANLEAKALAKGRTTEAKSKSLLDRITPTADAADFAGVDFVVEAVFENPELKHKVFQEIEGIVEPGAVLGSNTSSLPITGLAEGVQRPADFIGIHFFSPVESMQPIEIIRGEKTSDAALARAIDYTLAIKKYPIVVNDGRGFFTTRVFSMWLLEAMTMLAEGIDPAIIEQAGFQAGYPAAPLQVADELSFGTIRKIMDESIAAAETEGRTLAESIPTAREVIVTLMDRFDRNGKLAGAGFYDYTDGKRTGLWDTLRTEFHTTRELSVPFTDLQDRLMFIQALETQKCFDEGVISADPDANIGSIFGIGFPAWTGGVRQFIQGYPGGRSEFLTRTEALADRYGARFRAPESLRTE